The Armatimonadota bacterium DNA segment CGCCCCGGGGCGCTTCGTCGTGCAGCAGTACCTCCCCGACAACCTGGCCGACCGCGTCTACTACGAGCCTTCCGACAGCGGGGCGGAGCGGGAGGTGCGGGCGCGCCTGCTGCGCTGGTGGGGCGAGGTGAAGCGCTACGCCTTTGCGCAACGGGCCCGCCGCGCGCGCGACCGGCCGCCGGCGGAGGGCCAGGGTATATAATCAAACGGCCATGGTGGAGCAGCGGGCGCCGGGGCCGGGCGCGTCGGCACAGGGGAGCGCATCGACACCGGGGGGCGGGGACATCCGCCGCATCGCCGTGGCGATGAGCGGCGGCGTCGACAGCGCCGTGGCCGCCGCCCTCCTGGTGGAGGCGGGCTACGAGGTGGTGGGGGTGACCATGCACCTCTGGCCGGCCTGGCTCCCCGAGCCCGACGACCCCTTCCGCGCCTGCTGCGGTGTCGGTGCCGTGGCCGACGCCCGCGCCGTGGCCGCCCACCTCGGCATCCGGCACTACGTGCTCAACCTGCGGGAAGCGTTCGAGCGCGCCGTCATCGACGAGTTCGTAGACGAGTACGCCCGCGGCCGGACGCCCCACCCCTGCCTCACCTGCAACCGGGCCATCAAGTTCGCCCTGCTGCTGCGCAAGGTGCGGGCGATGGGGCTGGACGGGTTGGCCACGGGCCACTACGCGCGCATCCGCTACGACGCCGCGACGGACCGCTACCTGCTCCTGCGCGGGCGCGACGCGGCCAAGGACCAGTCCGACGTCCTCTTCGCGCTGGGGCAGGCGCAACTCGCCCGGTTGCGCTTCCCGGTGGGGGAGTACACCAAGGCGGAGGTGCGGGCGCTGGCCCGGGCGCGGGGATTGCCGGTGGCCGACAAGCCGGACAGCCAGGAGCTGTGCTTCGTGCCGCGCGGGTCCTACGCCGAGCTCGTGGCGTCCCGCCGCCCGGCCGCGGCGCGGCCGGGCCCGATCCTGGACGGGACGGGCCGGGTCCTGGGCACGCACCGGGGCATCGCCCGGTACACCGTCGGGCAGCGGCGCGGGCTGGGCGTGGGCGCCGGGCGGCCGCTCTACGTCACCGCCATCGACGCCGCGCGCAACGCGGTGATCGTGGGCGAGGGTGCCGACCTGCTCGCCGCCGGTGTGGAGGCCCGTCAGGTCACGTGGGTGGCGGGCACGCCGCCGCCGGGACCGGTCGAGGTGACGGCCCGGGTGCGGCACGGCGCCCGCGAGGTGCCGGCGCGGGCCTGGGTGGACGGGGAGGGGGTGTTGCACGTGCGCTTCGCCGTCCCCCAACGGGCGCCGGCGCCCGGACAGGCGGTGACGCTTTACGCGGGGGAGGTCGTGCTGGGCGGGGGGATCATCGAACGGGTGGAGGCCCTGCGGCCGGCGGCCGTCGCCGGCGCGGGCGGGAGGTGAGGGACGTGTCGGAGCGTGGAGGAGAGTTCCTGGCGGGGTTCGTCCTCGGCGCCGTGGTGGGCGCCGCGGTGGGCGTGCTGCTGGCGCCGCGCCCGGGCGGGGAGACACGTGCCCAGGTGCGCGCCCGAGTGGAGGCGGCGCGGGCGCGGGCCCGGGAACGGGCCGAGGCGATGAGCCAGCGGGCGCGCGAGCAGGCCGGTGAGGTGGGGCGGCGGACGCGGGAGCGCGTCGGCGAGGTCGCCCACCGGGCCCGGGAGGCGGCCGAGGAGGTACGGGAACGGGTGCGGGAGCGCGCCGGCGAGCTGCGGGAACGGGTGGAAGGGCTGCTGCCGCGGCAGGCGCCCGCGCCGGTGCCCCCGGGGCGCGACGAGGCCGGCTCCGTCCCGCTGTCGCAGGAGCCTGACGGGTGAGCCGGGGCCCGAGTCCGTCGACGCCGAGCCGCGAGACCATCGAGCTCACCATCCCCGCCCGGCCGGAGTATGTCGTCGTGGTGCGGCTGGCCGCGGCGGGGATCGCCGGGCGCATGGGGTTCTCCTTCGACGAGGTGGAGGACCTGAAGATCGCCGTGGCCGAGGCCTGCACCGACGCCATCCTGGCGGGCGCGGGGCCGATCCAGGTGCGCTTCGGGGTCGACAGCGAGGCCCTGGAGGTCCAGGTCGACTACGCCGCGCCGCGCGCCGTGCGCTCCGAGGAGCGCGAGCTGGGCCTCTTCCTCATCCGCTGCCTGATGGACGAGGTGGTCACCCACGAGGAGGCAGGTCGGCGGCGGATGCGCATGACCAAGCGCGTCGGGCCGGCGCCCCCCGCCCACCTCGGCCCCGCCGACGCCGGCCCGGCCGACCCCGGCCCCGCCCCCAGCCCCACCGACGCCAACTGAGGCCGCGCAGGCCCGATGCCCCGACGCACACGGCGCAGGACCTGGGACAAGGCGGAGGTGCGCCGGCTCTTCGAGGCCTACGCCGAGCGGCGCGAGCCTGCCGTGCGCGAGGCGCTCATGGTGGCGCACGAGAGCCTGGCCGTCTACCTGGCCCGCAAGTTCGCCAACCGCGGGGAGCCCTTCGAGGACATCCTCCAGGTGGCCCGCATCGGCCTGCTGAAGGCCATCGACCGGTACGACCTCTCGCGCGGGATCGAGTTCACCACCTACGCCACCCCCACCATCGTGGGGGAGATCAAGCGCCACTTCCGGGACAAGCTGTGGGCGATCAAGGTCCCCCGGCGCCTGCGCGAGCTGAACTACGCCCTGATGAAGTCGGTGGAGGAGATGACCCAGCGCCTGGGCCGTTCCCCGACCATCCCGGAGATCGCCGACGCCACCGGCGTGCCCTTCGAGGAGGTCATCGAGGCCTTCGAGGTGGGCCGGGCCTACGGCCCGGCGTCACTCGACGCGGACATCGAAGGCGCGGACGACCGGGTCTCCTCCCTGATGGACTACCTGGGGGAGGACGACGTGGAGCTGGAGCGGGTGGAGGACCGGCACACGCTGGAGGGG contains these protein-coding regions:
- a CDS encoding YtxH domain-containing protein; its protein translation is MSERGGEFLAGFVLGAVVGAAVGVLLAPRPGGETRAQVRARVEAARARARERAEAMSQRAREQAGEVGRRTRERVGEVAHRAREAAEEVRERVRERAGELRERVEGLLPRQAPAPVPPGRDEAGSVPLSQEPDG
- a CDS encoding SigB/SigF/SigG family RNA polymerase sigma factor, which codes for MPRRTRRRTWDKAEVRRLFEAYAERREPAVREALMVAHESLAVYLARKFANRGEPFEDILQVARIGLLKAIDRYDLSRGIEFTTYATPTIVGEIKRHFRDKLWAIKVPRRLRELNYALMKSVEEMTQRLGRSPTIPEIADATGVPFEEVIEAFEVGRAYGPASLDADIEGADDRVSSLMDYLGEDDVELERVEDRHTLEGALQRLPARERTVTHLRFYEGLSQVEIAERLGVSQMHVSRIQREALRRLRALMSDEPRGEPTG
- a CDS encoding ATP-binding protein, yielding MSRGPSPSTPSRETIELTIPARPEYVVVVRLAAAGIAGRMGFSFDEVEDLKIAVAEACTDAILAGAGPIQVRFGVDSEALEVQVDYAAPRAVRSEERELGLFLIRCLMDEVVTHEEAGRRRMRMTKRVGPAPPAHLGPADAGPADPGPAPSPTDAN
- the mnmA gene encoding tRNA 2-thiouridine(34) synthase MnmA; the protein is MVEQRAPGPGASAQGSASTPGGGDIRRIAVAMSGGVDSAVAAALLVEAGYEVVGVTMHLWPAWLPEPDDPFRACCGVGAVADARAVAAHLGIRHYVLNLREAFERAVIDEFVDEYARGRTPHPCLTCNRAIKFALLLRKVRAMGLDGLATGHYARIRYDAATDRYLLLRGRDAAKDQSDVLFALGQAQLARLRFPVGEYTKAEVRALARARGLPVADKPDSQELCFVPRGSYAELVASRRPAAARPGPILDGTGRVLGTHRGIARYTVGQRRGLGVGAGRPLYVTAIDAARNAVIVGEGADLLAAGVEARQVTWVAGTPPPGPVEVTARVRHGAREVPARAWVDGEGVLHVRFAVPQRAPAPGQAVTLYAGEVVLGGGIIERVEALRPAAVAGAGGR